The following are encoded together in the Leptolyngbya sp. CCY15150 genome:
- a CDS encoding Atu4866 domain-containing protein — protein MNPNPASAETSQTRNLYVGMWVTEDGYIRHELLPNNRYDEARGDRERAYQGRYEITGNHINYWDDTGFTADGEFRDGVLYHGGYIFYRER, from the coding sequence ATGAATCCAAACCCAGCTAGCGCGGAAACCTCCCAAACACGTAATCTTTATGTCGGAATGTGGGTCACGGAAGATGGTTATATCCGCCATGAACTTCTGCCCAACAACCGTTACGACGAAGCTCGCGGCGACAGAGAGCGCGCATATCAGGGACGCTATGAAATAACAGGAAATCACATTAATTACTGGGACGACACTGGATTTACTGCTGATGGCGAGTTTCGTGACGGCGTACTTTATCACGGCGGCTATATTTTTTACCGAGAAAGATGA